One window from the genome of Crassostrea angulata isolate pt1a10 chromosome 2, ASM2561291v2, whole genome shotgun sequence encodes:
- the LOC128171106 gene encoding uncharacterized protein LOC128171106 — protein MLELKGANCDEVKIKMSTMLKIKDIKDKEVKDLILPPSPSVRGVVLEVSDIEKAENSQYKDKFYAIIADETAAISVTIYDVQKQNKFIKGMAVVLMNILTKQNFIAVTSKTDVGICRPFTIPDDIRLHAPTLAGQTMTLKNALASPVKTLLTVKGKVVKLSPASKKRVEQNEVDFQEVMLKDTDSHATVAVWDKMVNTLQKGECVTITKCRVRLFNEQKRLTTTRSSQCEKLAYDETLLLVSDDEDDDVDNNGNWSNTPISDFKSGTITAVFDVDPYLAHLTALLA, from the exons ATGCTAGAGCTGAAAGGCGCGAACTGCGACGAAGTGAAGATCAAGATGTCAACG ATGCTGAAAATAAAAGACATTAAAGACAAAGAAGTGAAAGATCTCATTCTGCCACCATCCCCTTCAGTGCGAGGGGTAGTGCTTGAAGTCAGTGACATTGAAAAAGCAGAAAATTCACAATACAAAGATAAATTCTATGCAATTATTGCTGATGAAACCGCAGCGATATCAGTAACAATCTATGATgtacagaaacaaaacaaatttattaaggGAATGGCTGTAGTTCTGATGAACATTCTTACGAAGCAAAATTTTATAGCTGTTACAAGCAAAACAGATGTAGGCATTTGCAGACCATTTACTATTCCTGATGATATCAGGCTTCATGCTCCAACCCTTGCTGGACAAACAATGACCTTAAAGAATGCACTTGCTTCACCTGTAAAAACGCTGCTTACCGTAAAGGGAAAAGTTGTTAAG CTGTCACCAGCAAGCAAGAAAAGGGTAGAACAAAACGAGGTAGATTTCCAAGAGGTCATGTTGAAAGATACAGACAGCCACGCAACAGTTGCAGTGTGGGACAAGATGGTGAATACACTACAAAAGGGAGAATGTGTGACCATTACAAAGTGCAGGGTCCGTTTGTTTAATGAGCAGAAACGCCTTACCACTACAAGATCATCCCAATGTGAG AAACTTGCATATGATGAAACTCTTCTGCTGGTGTCTGacgatgaagatgatgatgtGGACAATAATGGAAATTGGAGTAACACCCccatttctgatttcaagaGTGGAACCATCACCGCAGTGT